A genome region from Eurosta solidaginis isolate ZX-2024a chromosome 2, ASM4086904v1, whole genome shotgun sequence includes the following:
- the LOC137239516 gene encoding probable serine/threonine-protein kinase DDB_G0277165 has translation MWRTSHVNVDITNNNNGGSGNNAHGSAGGGGGGMQRSTSTNFSNYQQQQHPQQHHLHPQHTHYIDGATAIGGAATPKQMSQLQRDRFASSQAILQDAITESKISLHVNYRNSNSHSNGLNNNNNNSSNNIAAQQQQQQRPRPISMYEQYRSPRPYSVNLDSPQPPLTPPPAPGGRSESFFFGESNTQNVTALRQQHQQHQFRHKNKMPQQQQHYLKQMQAPQRAASPITTISSALTASAVSGKSQIPRAHLRQSPSELV, from the coding sequence ATGTGGCGTACCTCGCACGTAAACGTTGATATAACGAACAACAACAATGGCGGGAGTGGCAACAATGCTCATGGCTCAGCTGGTGGTGGTGGGGGCGGTATGCAACGTAGCACAtcaacaaatttttctaattaccaacaacaacaacatccacaACAGCATCATCTTCATCCACAACATACACATTACATTGATGGCGCAACTGCAATCGGCGGCGCAGCGACCCCAAAGCAAATGTCCCAATTACAGCGTGATCGTTTCGCCTCCTCTCAAGCCATTTTACAAGATGCCATTACTGAATCGAAAATAAGTTTGCATGTGAATTATCGAAATAGCAACAGTCACAGCAATGGCTtgaacaataataacaacaacagtagCAATAATATtgctgcacaacaacaacaacaacaacggcctcGTCCCATCTCAATGTACGAACAGTATCGTTCACCACGTCCATATAGCGTTAATTTGGATTCTCCACAACCGCCATTAACACCACCACCTGCACCTGGCGGACGTAGTGAGAGTTTCTTTTTTGGCGAGAGTAATACACAAAATGTGACCGCTTTACggcaacaacatcagcaacatCAATTCagacacaaaaataaaatgccgcagcaacaacaacattatctCAAGCAAATGCAAGCGCCACAAAGAGCTGCATCACCCATTACAACAATATCATCGGCGTTAACGGCATCAGCAGTTAGCGGAAAATCACAAATACCTCGTGCACATTTGCGTCAAAGCCCCAGCGAATTGGTATGA